In one window of Anaerolineales bacterium DNA:
- a CDS encoding GTPase Era, with amino-acid sequence MDMDKEYLAGFVAVMGRPNVGKSTLINALIGQKVAAVSPRPQTTRRRQEGILTTGEYQAIFIDTPGIHKPHSKLGESMNLEARSALEHCDVVLFMVDASQMPTDEDQMLAGMLNSMVRPDKILLVLNKIDLLQSNQSPEIQAAYQELIPKSNLVKVSATRGDNKELLLEKIVSYLPAGEPFYPEEQVTDLFERDITADLIREACLNHLKYEVPHGIVVRIDEYTERSAQAVYIEATIFVERESHKGIVIGQSGHMLKKIGTSARKEIEAMSGKETYLQLRVKLRKNWRDDEKMVKQMFNS; translated from the coding sequence ATGGATATGGATAAGGAATACCTGGCTGGGTTTGTAGCCGTAATGGGCCGACCCAATGTGGGAAAGTCGACACTCATCAATGCATTGATTGGGCAGAAGGTGGCCGCTGTTTCGCCACGCCCGCAGACAACTCGCCGGCGGCAGGAGGGCATCCTGACCACCGGGGAATACCAGGCGATCTTTATCGACACGCCCGGTATTCACAAGCCGCACAGCAAGCTGGGCGAAAGCATGAATCTGGAGGCACGTTCTGCCCTGGAACACTGTGATGTGGTGCTATTTATGGTTGATGCCAGCCAGATGCCGACCGATGAGGACCAGATGCTGGCTGGGATGTTAAATTCTATGGTCAGACCGGATAAAATCCTGTTGGTTCTCAACAAAATCGACTTGCTGCAGTCCAACCAGTCTCCCGAGATCCAGGCTGCTTATCAAGAGCTGATCCCGAAGAGCAACCTTGTAAAGGTGTCGGCCACACGCGGTGATAACAAGGAGCTGCTCCTTGAGAAGATCGTCAGCTACTTACCTGCAGGTGAGCCTTTTTACCCTGAAGAGCAAGTGACTGACCTGTTTGAGCGGGATATCACCGCTGACCTGATCCGTGAGGCGTGCCTGAACCATCTGAAGTATGAAGTCCCGCATGGCATTGTGGTCAGGATCGACGAATACACTGAGCGGAGCGCCCAGGCAGTGTATATCGAAGCGACCATTTTTGTTGAACGCGAGAGCCACAAAGGAATCGTGATTGGGCAAAGCGGCCACATGCTCAAGAAGATTGGCACATCTGCACGCAAGGAAATCGAAGCGATGAGCGGAAAAGAGACTTACCTGCAGTTGCGGGTTAAGCTCCGCAAAAACTGGCGTGATGATGAAAAAATGGTCAAACAGATGTTTAATTCCTAA